The following DNA comes from Meiothermus sp. CFH 77666.
GGCGAAGGTTCCGCCGCACCGCCTCTTCCTCTCCTTCCCACAGCAGATCGGCCAGACGCGCACGCTCGACGGCCTGGCCCTCCACCGCCAAGTAGGCCGCCATCGCCACCGCTTTGCGGGGCAGGCTCGAGACGAGTTTGCCATCCTGCCAGAGTTGGGGCGGGCCTAGCAAGCTAAGATAGAGGGCCATCCATTCCTCCCTTTATCTTCGCTGCCGTTCGAACCGCGAATCGCACGTTGCCTCGAATTGCGCTGCTCTTTGCCGGGCTTGTCAGAGCAAAGGGAATCGGCATCCAGAAAAGCACGCTCTACATATCCAGTCTAGTCCTCATGAGCGACTACTTACGGGTCATCTGCGTTGCTGCCGCCTGCCAGTTGGCGCTGCGGGCCAGGCTGGTGCCAATCAACACCGCATCAAAGAGGCCCTCGAGCTCGACCAGTTGAGCCGGTTCGCTGTAGCCCGACTCGGCTACCAGCAGGCCGCTAAACCCTGCCCGTCGGGCCATCTGGCCCAGCCGTGGCGCTGTGGAGCGGTCAATGCTCAGGTCAGCCAGGTTGCGGTTGTTGACCCCAATAATCGGGGCTCCCGCAGCCAGTGCGATTTCGAGCTCGGCCTCGTCGTGCACCTCGACCAGCGCGTCCAGACCTTGCTCATGGGCCAGCTTCAGATACACCTCCGTCAGAGAACCCAGCACCGCCACAATTAGCAGCACCGCCGATGCACCAATCGCCCGCGACTGGGCAATTTGCACGGGGTGTACGGTGAAATCCTTGCGCAGAATGGGCAAGTCCACCGCCTGCCGCACCTCGAGCAAATCCTGATCTGAACCGGCAAAATAGTGCGGTTCGGTGAGCACACTGATGGCCCTGGCACCGCCCGCCCTGTAGGCGCGGGCCACCTGGGCAGCCTCGAGCGCCACCGCTATCTCTCCTTGTGAGGGGCTCTTGCGTTTCACCTCGGCAATCAGCGACAAACCCGGCAAGCGCAAAGCCTGGCTGAATGAAGGCGGAGCCGCTGCAGGCACGGCCCACTCGAGGCCCTCGAGGCCCACCACCTCGCTATAGCGTCGTCTGGATATCTCTCCCAAAATGCCGGGCACTTTGGACAGCTCTGGAACCATATCCTTCATGCTACCCCTTTGCCGCGTAGCCCGACATGACAAATTCCTTATACTTCTCGCCAGCCACTTCGCTCACCTATCTCCAATCCAGGCGGGATGCCAACCGGGACTCTCGGGTTTGGAGGCTCAAAACATGCCTGCAAGAACCTCCTCTTTTAAAAACGCGTTTGAACCGGCACCTCTGTTTTTGCACGTCCAGATCCCCGACAGACTCAAAGCCCCCACCTTTCAAATACCCTGGCGTTTGATAACCCCCCTGACTTGAACATCAGGCTTCCAGTGGACGTTTC
Coding sequences within:
- the trpC gene encoding indole-3-glycerol phosphate synthase TrpC, whose protein sequence is MVPELSKVPGILGEISRRRYSEVVGLEGLEWAVPAAAPPSFSQALRLPGLSLIAEVKRKSPSQGEIAVALEAAQVARAYRAGGARAISVLTEPHYFAGSDQDLLEVRQAVDLPILRKDFTVHPVQIAQSRAIGASAVLLIVAVLGSLTEVYLKLAHEQGLDALVEVHDEAELEIALAAGAPIIGVNNRNLADLSIDRSTAPRLGQMARRAGFSGLLVAESGYSEPAQLVELEGLFDAVLIGTSLARSANWQAAATQMTRK